The Algoriphagus sp. TR-M9 genome has a window encoding:
- a CDS encoding autotransporter outer membrane beta-barrel domain-containing protein yields the protein MKKLNSLFLLFAAVAIGFSSCVDGNDNPVDPVDPEEDDVLLVESNISSNTTWETGKTYVLGGRITVTSGNTLTIQPGVIVKGEVGSGSNATALIIARGAKIDAQGTADSPIIFTTIADEIMPGQIASPNLDPDLSGLWGGLIVLGNAKGSFAGDVTEIQIEGIPPSDTNGLYGGSDDEDNSGVIKYISIRHGGANIGEGNEINGLTLGGVGSGTVIENVEVIANQDDGIEWFGGTVSVKNSIVWNAGDDALDTDQAWAGTLDNFVVVAGGETDHALEIDGPEGSYLAGHTLMNGTIIGSEAAEMGDFRDGAMGTFENIYFVNFPDPAATDGRGDLSLSGDKTLATYADGTLKFMNLEATLAEGVALSDVFKGGTADSAMSVAEGANTVGADLSAFGSWSWTSVAGNLSGL from the coding sequence ATGAAAAAGTTAAACTCACTCTTTCTCCTATTTGCAGCTGTAGCAATCGGATTCTCTAGCTGTGTAGATGGAAATGACAATCCAGTAGATCCAGTAGATCCTGAAGAGGATGATGTACTATTGGTTGAGTCCAATATCTCTTCCAATACTACTTGGGAAACAGGCAAAACGTATGTGCTAGGTGGTAGAATCACAGTGACTTCTGGAAATACCCTTACCATTCAGCCAGGTGTAATAGTGAAAGGTGAAGTTGGATCTGGATCCAATGCTACTGCCTTGATTATCGCAAGAGGTGCTAAAATTGACGCGCAAGGAACTGCTGATTCTCCTATCATCTTCACCACCATTGCGGATGAAATCATGCCGGGTCAGATCGCTTCTCCAAACCTTGATCCAGATCTTTCTGGTCTTTGGGGTGGTCTTATTGTACTAGGAAATGCCAAAGGCTCTTTCGCTGGTGATGTGACTGAAATCCAAATTGAAGGTATCCCACCGTCCGATACTAACGGCCTATATGGTGGTTCTGACGATGAAGATAACTCAGGCGTGATCAAGTACATCTCTATCCGTCACGGTGGTGCTAACATCGGAGAAGGAAACGAAATCAACGGCCTTACACTAGGTGGTGTAGGTTCTGGAACTGTAATCGAAAATGTAGAAGTAATCGCTAACCAGGATGATGGAATCGAATGGTTCGGAGGTACTGTAAGTGTAAAGAATTCGATCGTCTGGAATGCAGGTGATGATGCTTTGGATACTGACCAGGCTTGGGCCGGTACGCTAGACAACTTCGTAGTAGTAGCTGGTGGCGAGACTGATCACGCATTGGAAATCGACGGACCTGAAGGTTCTTACCTAGCTGGACATACGCTTATGAACGGTACGATCATCGGTAGCGAAGCTGCTGAAATGGGCGACTTCAGAGATGGCGCCATGGGTACTTTCGAAAACATCTACTTTGTAAACTTCCCTGACCCGGCTGCTACAGACGGTCGTGGAGATCTTTCTCTAAGCGGTGACAAGACGCTTGCAACTTATGCAGATGGTACTTTGAAATTCATGAACCTAGAAGCTACTCTAGCTGAAGGTGTGGCATTGTCCGACGTGTTCAAAGGTGGTACTGCTGATTCGGCTATGAGTGTAGCTGAGGGTGCAAACACTGTAGGTGCTGACCTTTCAGCCTTTGGATCTTGGTCTTGGACTTCCGTAGCAGGAAACCTTTCAGGACTGTAA